The Klebsiella sp. RIT-PI-d genomic sequence TTGAGAATGGGCATAAAGTCATTATCACCGGTCGACGTCAGGAGCGTCTTCAGGCGCTGAAAGACGAGCTGGGCGATGCCATTTACCCCCTTCAGCTGGATGTCCGCGATCGTGCAGCCATTGAGGAACAATTGGCTTCTCTCCCGGCCGACTGGCGCGAGATCGATATCCTGGTGAATAACGCCGGGCTGGCGCTGGGCATGGAGCCGGCGCACAAAGCGAGTGTCGAAGACTGGGAGAACATGATCGACACCAATAATAAGGGCCTGGTATATATGACCCGCGCCATCCTGCCCGGGATGGTTGAGCGCAACCGCGGGCACGTGATCAATCTCGGTTCAACCGCGGGTAGCTGGCCGTATGCCGGGGGCAACGTTTATGGTGCGACCAAAGCCTTTGTGCAACAGTTTAGCCTTAACCTGCGTACCGATCTTCACGGTACGGCG encodes the following:
- the ydfG gene encoding bifunctional NADP-dependent 3-hydroxy acid dehydrogenase/3-hydroxypropionate dehydrogenase YdfG, with the translated sequence MIILVTGATAGFGESITRRFVENGHKVIITGRRQERLQALKDELGDAIYPLQLDVRDRAAIEEQLASLPADWREIDILVNNAGLALGMEPAHKASVEDWENMIDTNNKGLVYMTRAILPGMVERNRGHVINLGSTAGSWPYAGGNVYGATKAFVQQFSLNLRTDLHGTAIRVTNIEPGLAGGTEFSNVRFKGDDAKAEKTYENTTALSAEDIAEAVWWVGTLPKHVNINTLEMMPVCQTWAGLSVHRG